CTACCCGTGTGGCTGTATGGCTACCCTGTAGGATCGCACTATCAAAAAAACCCACGGTTCGGCGGCGATCGGCGTCCAAATGGAATATTTCGtatcaattgaatatttgcaaacgaattttaataattttttttttttttatatacaacgaTCGAAACGacatttgttttcattttatagttGACCGTTTTTATTTCTACTTGATAGTTCGTTTGAAATATACGACTATTCGAGTTAATCGCTAGGTGTCTTGGTAAATTTCGAATCGAGTACAAcagtttttacaaattatattattaataaagtacctGTTTTTCGTCAAATTTAACgtttcaaaacattaaacttTGCTACAGAAATTGTCAATATATTTTCGCAGCTATCAtattaaagacatttttaGTTATCGTAAAAATTACCTTATTTCTACTTTAATAAAATGGGTGATCTAAACATTTTAGACAAGTCTATGAGGAGTGTTTTtggtatgtttattaaatagttctgtaatgtattatttatttaaaataataatttgtcaacATTTTAGTTGGAAATATTCCATATGAGGCAACCGAAGAAAAGctaaaagatatatttaatgaagtaGGACCAGTTATATCATTTAAgtgagtttaatattaatcagtttttatcgtaatttaaaaacaattgtttctTGTAGATTGGTATATGACAGAGAAACTGGTAAACCAAAGGGTTATGGTTTTTGTGAATATAAAGATCAAGAAACTGCACTAAGTGCCATGCGTAATCTCAATGGCTATGAAATTGGAGGTCGTACTCTACGCGTTGACAATGCTTGTACAGAGAAATCCAGACTAGAAATGCagtgtaatttttaacataattatcttatgtacataaaatagagcctattttaaataaatatctattatagcaTTAATGATGGGAATGCCTACTTCTGAAAGTAATTATGGTGATGCTGTTAATGCAGAAAAAGCACctgagataataaataatgtagttTCAACTTTACCACCAGAACAGTTGTTTGAACTTATGAAACAAATGAAAGAATGTATtcaggtaatatttataaacaaataaataaatatttaatttataatgattgacTTCAATCTTTAGAATAATCCTGTAGAAGCTAGAAATATGTTGCTCCAGAATCCTCAACTTGGTTATGCATTGTTGCAAGCACaagttataatgaaaattgtgGATCCAGAAGTCgctaaagtatttataaattacttatgtactagtttatatgattattattgtcaattcatatttaatgtaattgaatattatacaatatatgagaaaataaatttgatcactgattaatgtttttatttgttatcagtaattataatttattaattcaatatctaaaattgatttaatcatTTGCTGACCATTGGCATATTTTAGGCCTCATTAtactttaatcatttaaacacAAGAGTAATAAAGTATGTACTATCTGACTATTGAGACAAATTtgtcacattattttaattttaacgtttataataatacatagtgtaataatagtgttaaatatacttttttattaattgggaacaaacattttatatatggtaatatttaatacatataatcaacaatgtaataaattttaggctatcaatacataattttatcttcTATGTCATcataaaaaactattcattattaattcaacgctataaaaaaaaatccacatttataaatatatgtgattATGACAGCTCGTGTGCCGTAGTCATATGCTGTATAAATAATGACAAAGTTTAATCACTAGCTTccataaaaatacttcaatactCAGTTACTGTGCAAACGTTGGTTACCCATTATAGTCAACGTGTTAATAATTTCTCTCACAGtaaagtttgtttttaatattattaaaaaatatattaacactaattactttatttaaataaataaaacaaaatgtgtaatatactattttatttattatacctaactgaatttcaaacaaaatgtaaaaaaattaaccatatcaattttagtattgtagtattttatgttaaccttgttataaaattaaaatttaactgctCGTTGAATGgacaattaattgaaatttaaatttaaaaaaaatgtattgcattgaaaataataaaattgtatgatataatcaTGGGCTATTGGTTCTTTTGGGTCTATTTCCTAAATGAGTCTTAGaccaatatgatttttatctaaatccTTTCTTAAGAAtagtcacatttttttttgtattttcttgaaactatttaaaaaaaacaaatttttatcatgTTGTACACTTGGTCTACAAAcgattaattaacaattttgattattaacagttaaaaataattttgtaaaatattattcattacttaaatttatcttaatttatgtgatacataataaattatgtataatttgattataatgataaaaatttgaattctataaataataaataagcagaaaaaaaattaaaatttgtaagcaatattgtgattat
This genomic stretch from Rhopalosiphum maidis isolate BTI-1 chromosome 3, ASM367621v3, whole genome shotgun sequence harbors:
- the LOC113557197 gene encoding cleavage stimulation factor subunit 2-like — translated: MGDLNILDKSMRSVFVGNIPYEATEEKLKDIFNEVGPVISFKLVYDRETGKPKGYGFCEYKDQETALSAMRNLNGYEIGGRTLRVDNACTEKSRLEMQSLMMGMPTSESNYGDAVNAEKAPEIINNVVSTLPPEQLFELMKQMKECIQNNPVEARNMLLQNPQLGYALLQAQVIMKIVDPEVAKTMLHPVHKVPAPLHTPNTASTSRVQPMPQIPNNDNMDWQHSNMYRGQSSSQDLRQAQNQMPFHPPPSSLMSNNEPPQSFMAVRDYPRPSGDVYNRDRRTNNSYMAIPPPMVSEQQVPPRMVQSSQVQQAPSNQTAKTSDSEKAALIMQVLQLTDAQIAKLPNEQRQSILQLKEKISNSKKKD